The Longimicrobiaceae bacterium genome includes a window with the following:
- a CDS encoding phosphoenolpyruvate carboxylase, giving the protein MAETDPHWKADAQASRLAELTADEGDLKEVPLRRDVRSLGMLLGEVIREQEGAELFGVVEELRHLAIAHRERSAGDEARHELMARAEARVGELEVRDAYRLTRAFSIYFELTNLAETQHRKRRRRASGLRADQPPQPGTFHGTLLRLRDAGLGWDAVLDALGRVQVVPVFTAHPTEVSRRTVLFKRARISAALERLDRLPLTDAEAAEEEAAIAAEITALWQTDEVRRQRPTVLDEVRMGLDYYPGVLIPTLPRLYFEIADAFARAYGKELSPRELPQVVRFGSWIGGDRDGNPFVTPEVTRQALQLARETVLDYYVEALEGLVERLSASTLQVPVTPELQAALERYRASIPSLDPTPETRAPTEVYRRFLGYAGWRLRAARNDPGDPQAYPDAAAFAEDLRLVRESLVRNRGERLARLLLGPLLRKVETFGFHLHALDVRQHARVHERALRELFGSPGGAEDESPPLPPPPSPDTVGLLETLRTVAELKRTYPPEAVRTYVVSGARSVEDVLAVVRLAGLAGVRVAAEGDDPGLMPVPLFESIEDLRNAPEVCRALWTRTDYARLLDSWGRTQEVMLGYSDSNKDGGMLTSTWEIYKAHRELHRVARECGVTLRLFHGRGGTVGRGGGPTHRAITSQPPGAFDGEIKITEQGEVLGWKYADPVLAERSLELMVAASLDALARTERPDPEREARWEEAMERMSAAAFAFYREHVADDPEVLAYFQQATPVGELEHARIGSRPARRGETRGLDDLRAIPWVFGWMQSRHVLPAWFGVGYALERFVEEEEGGERLLREMMRDFPLFHDLVRNVEIGMAKADLSIARRYAELVEDEGLRERVFGRVVEEFERTRRMVLRVTGQDRLLDENPVLARSIRLRNPYVDPLSLVQVSLLRRKRAGEESEELNYAIAATINGISAGLRNTG; this is encoded by the coding sequence TCCCTGGGGATGCTCCTGGGGGAGGTGATCCGCGAGCAGGAGGGCGCCGAGCTCTTCGGCGTGGTGGAGGAGCTTCGCCACCTCGCCATCGCGCACCGGGAGCGGAGCGCCGGCGACGAGGCGCGCCATGAGCTGATGGCGCGGGCGGAGGCGCGGGTGGGCGAGCTGGAGGTGCGCGACGCGTACCGGCTCACCCGGGCGTTCTCCATCTACTTCGAGCTCACCAACCTCGCCGAGACGCAGCACCGCAAGCGGCGCCGGCGCGCCTCCGGCCTCCGCGCGGACCAGCCGCCGCAGCCGGGCACCTTTCACGGCACGCTGCTCCGCCTGCGCGACGCGGGGCTGGGGTGGGACGCCGTGCTCGACGCGCTCGGCCGGGTGCAGGTGGTGCCGGTCTTCACCGCGCACCCCACGGAGGTGTCGCGGCGCACCGTGCTCTTCAAGCGCGCCCGCATCTCCGCCGCGCTGGAGCGGCTGGACCGGCTCCCGCTCACCGACGCCGAGGCCGCCGAGGAGGAAGCCGCCATCGCGGCCGAGATCACCGCGCTCTGGCAGACGGACGAGGTGCGCCGGCAACGCCCCACGGTGCTCGACGAGGTCCGCATGGGGCTCGACTACTACCCCGGCGTCCTCATCCCCACCCTCCCCCGTCTGTACTTCGAGATCGCCGACGCCTTCGCGCGGGCCTACGGGAAGGAGCTCTCCCCGCGCGAGCTGCCGCAGGTGGTGCGCTTCGGCTCCTGGATCGGCGGGGACCGCGACGGCAACCCCTTCGTCACCCCGGAGGTCACGCGCCAGGCGCTCCAGCTCGCCCGCGAGACGGTCCTCGACTACTACGTGGAGGCGCTGGAGGGGCTGGTGGAGCGGCTGAGCGCCTCCACGCTCCAGGTCCCGGTCACCCCGGAGCTGCAGGCCGCGCTGGAGCGGTACCGGGCGAGCATCCCCTCCCTCGACCCCACCCCGGAGACCCGCGCCCCCACCGAGGTGTACCGCCGCTTCCTGGGCTACGCGGGGTGGCGTCTACGCGCCGCGCGCAACGACCCGGGGGACCCCCAGGCCTACCCCGACGCGGCCGCCTTCGCCGAGGACCTGCGCCTGGTGCGCGAGAGCCTGGTCCGGAACCGGGGCGAGCGCCTCGCCCGCCTCCTCCTGGGCCCGCTGCTGCGCAAGGTGGAGACGTTCGGGTTCCACCTGCACGCGCTGGACGTGCGGCAGCACGCGCGCGTGCACGAGCGGGCGCTCCGGGAGCTGTTCGGCTCGCCCGGGGGCGCGGAGGACGAGTCGCCGCCGCTCCCTCCCCCGCCCTCTCCCGACACCGTGGGGCTGCTGGAGACGCTCCGGACCGTGGCGGAGCTGAAACGCACCTATCCACCGGAGGCCGTCCGCACGTACGTGGTCAGCGGGGCCCGCTCCGTGGAGGACGTGCTCGCCGTGGTCCGCCTGGCGGGGCTGGCGGGGGTGCGGGTGGCCGCGGAGGGCGACGACCCGGGGCTGATGCCGGTGCCGCTCTTCGAGTCCATCGAGGACCTGCGCAACGCGCCGGAGGTCTGCCGCGCGCTCTGGACACGCACCGACTACGCGCGGCTGCTGGACTCGTGGGGGCGCACCCAGGAGGTGATGCTGGGCTACTCCGACTCCAACAAGGACGGGGGGATGCTCACCAGCACCTGGGAGATCTACAAGGCGCACCGCGAGCTGCACCGCGTGGCGCGGGAGTGCGGGGTGACGCTGCGCCTCTTCCACGGCCGGGGCGGCACCGTGGGGCGCGGCGGGGGGCCCACGCACCGGGCCATCACCTCGCAGCCGCCGGGCGCCTTCGACGGTGAGATCAAGATCACGGAGCAGGGCGAGGTGCTCGGCTGGAAGTACGCCGACCCCGTGCTCGCCGAGCGGAGCCTGGAGCTGATGGTGGCCGCCTCGCTCGACGCGCTCGCCCGCACGGAGCGTCCCGACCCGGAGCGGGAGGCGCGCTGGGAGGAGGCCATGGAGCGCATGTCCGCCGCGGCGTTCGCCTTCTACCGCGAGCACGTGGCCGACGACCCGGAGGTGCTCGCCTACTTCCAGCAGGCCACCCCCGTGGGCGAGCTGGAGCACGCCCGCATCGGCTCCCGCCCCGCGCGCCGCGGCGAGACCCGCGGGCTGGACGACCTGCGCGCCATCCCCTGGGTGTTCGGGTGGATGCAGAGCCGGCACGTGCTCCCCGCCTGGTTCGGGGTGGGGTACGCGCTGGAGCGCTTCGTGGAGGAGGAGGAGGGGGGCGAGCGGCTGCTGCGGGAGATGATGCGGGACTTCCCGCTCTTCCACGACCTGGTCCGCAACGTGGAGATCGGGATGGCGAAGGCGGACCTCTCCATCGCGCGCCGCTACGCCGAGCTGGTGGAGGACGAAGGGCTGCGCGAGCGGGTGTTCGGGCGCGTGGTGGAGGAGTTCGAGCGCACCCGGCGGATGGTGCTGCGCGTCACCGGGCAGGATCGGCTCCTGGACGAGAACCCGGTGCTCGCCCGCTCCATCCGCCTGCGCAACCCGTACGTGGACCCGCTGAGCCTGGTGCAGGTGAGCCTGCTGCGCCGCAAGCGCGCGGGCGAGGAGAGCGAGGAGCTGAACTACGCCATCGCGGCGACCATCAACGGGATCTCGGCGGGGCTGCGGAATACCGGGTGA
- a CDS encoding SRPBCC domain-containing protein — MPIKSVTSDKDALTLTVVGEYPVPVERLWEAYADPRQLERFWGPEAWPATFTRHDMTVGGRSEYYMTGPDGSSSRGWWRFLAVEPVRRIEVEDGFSHEDGRPNEDMPSMRMVFTFEPTSTGSRFTSVTHFTSLESMEQLVEMGMIEGLKSALGQLDDVLAEPASAAAGRTTVA; from the coding sequence ATGCCCATCAAGTCCGTCACCTCAGACAAAGACGCCCTCACCCTGACCGTGGTCGGCGAGTACCCCGTTCCGGTCGAGCGCCTTTGGGAGGCGTACGCCGACCCGCGCCAGTTGGAGAGGTTCTGGGGGCCGGAAGCCTGGCCCGCCACCTTCACCCGGCACGACATGACGGTTGGCGGCCGCTCCGAGTACTACATGACCGGACCGGACGGCAGTTCGTCGCGCGGCTGGTGGCGCTTCCTGGCGGTGGAGCCGGTCCGCCGGATCGAAGTCGAAGATGGCTTCTCGCACGAAGATGGTCGTCCGAACGAAGACATGCCGTCGATGCGGATGGTGTTCACGTTCGAGCCGACCTCCACCGGTTCGCGGTTCACCAGCGTCACCCACTTCACCAGTCTCGAGTCGATGGAGCAGCTGGTGGAGATGGGAATGATCGAGGGCCTGAAGTCGGCGCTCGGGCAGCTGGACGACGTGCTGGCCGAACCCGCATCGGCAGCGGCGGGCCGCACCACTGTCGCGTAG